A window of Cohnella herbarum contains these coding sequences:
- a CDS encoding helix-turn-helix domain-containing protein codes for MKIVEDLDRLRSSSMGTAPTSFVKSSLLYVQFIGHYYTRPGYSIERDDLDSFLLLVTIRGKGYLHYQGTRHELEQGKAFLIDCKQYHLYHTDPEDLWEFVWIHFNGNTAQDYVDYFLKLGGPLAAESVNDDLLLDIQRVKELQKQRDERSDLLTSSILVRLITEILQSALQDHRNDKQIPPYITGIKQALGDRLQRSISLDDLSKEFAVSKYHLSREFKKYTGYSPYVYLLNLRMIAAKELLKTTDLTIEEITRRTGFTNATHFIHTFKIRENATPLKFRKNWQGKP; via the coding sequence ATGAAAATCGTCGAGGATTTGGATAGGCTGCGTTCATCCAGCATGGGAACCGCTCCGACTTCGTTCGTTAAGTCGTCTTTGTTGTACGTCCAGTTTATCGGGCATTATTATACTCGCCCCGGATATTCCATCGAACGGGATGATCTCGACTCGTTCTTACTCTTGGTCACGATAAGGGGCAAGGGTTATTTGCACTACCAAGGAACTCGGCATGAACTTGAGCAGGGGAAAGCGTTCCTGATCGACTGCAAACAATATCATCTCTACCATACGGACCCCGAAGACTTATGGGAGTTCGTCTGGATCCATTTCAACGGAAATACGGCTCAGGATTACGTTGATTATTTTCTAAAGCTGGGAGGTCCCTTGGCGGCGGAATCCGTTAACGACGATCTCCTATTGGACATTCAGCGGGTTAAAGAGCTTCAGAAGCAACGGGACGAAAGATCGGATTTGCTCACTTCCTCGATTCTGGTCCGGCTGATTACGGAGATTCTCCAATCGGCGCTGCAAGACCATCGGAACGACAAACAAATTCCTCCCTACATTACCGGGATCAAACAAGCGTTGGGCGACCGGTTGCAGAGAAGTATCAGCCTGGACGATCTGTCCAAGGAATTCGCCGTCAGCAAGTATCATCTCTCGCGAGAATTCAAGAAATATACGGGCTACAGCCCTTATGTATATTTGTTAAACCTGCGCATGATCGCGGCCAAAGAGCTACTGAAAACGACGGACCTCACGATCGAAGAAATCACTCGCCGGACCGGCTTCACGAACGCGACCCATTTTATCCATACGTTCAAAATCCGGGAAAACGCGACTCCTTTGAAATTCCGTAAAAACTGGCAGGGCAAACCCTAG
- a CDS encoding 2-hydroxyacid dehydrogenase, translating into MAKPKVLVLKPLPEEAKTIIRERCTMIEPEESHISRERLAELISDVDGLLTNDIRIDSELLDEAKQLKIVSNQSVGYNNFDLAAMKARGVIGTHTPYVLDGTVADLVFALILAAARRVPELDSLVKQGKWGEPGNGGEAHYGVDVHHATIGIVGMGRIGEAVARRAALGFDMKVLYSNRSRKPDAEKAYGAQYRSLEQLLEQSDFVVLMAPLTSETAGMIRIEHFERMKPTAVFVNASRGQLVDEPAMIDALQRKLIYAAALDVYETEPVDAGNPLLSLPNVITLPHIGSATAQTRFDMAMVAANNLVGGLLKDRQIYIVPELQ; encoded by the coding sequence ATGGCGAAGCCTAAAGTGCTCGTGCTGAAGCCGTTGCCGGAAGAAGCGAAGACGATCATCCGGGAACGCTGCACGATGATCGAACCGGAAGAGAGCCACATCAGCCGCGAGCGGCTGGCGGAGTTGATCTCGGACGTCGACGGTCTTCTCACGAACGATATAAGAATAGATTCCGAGCTATTGGATGAAGCCAAACAGCTCAAGATCGTCAGCAATCAGTCCGTCGGCTACAACAATTTCGATCTCGCGGCAATGAAAGCGCGCGGCGTTATCGGTACGCATACGCCCTATGTTCTCGATGGCACCGTGGCCGATCTCGTCTTTGCGTTGATTCTGGCCGCGGCTAGGCGCGTTCCCGAACTGGATTCCTTGGTCAAGCAAGGCAAATGGGGAGAGCCCGGAAACGGCGGGGAAGCCCACTATGGGGTGGACGTACACCACGCCACGATCGGCATCGTCGGGATGGGCAGAATCGGGGAAGCGGTCGCCCGAAGGGCGGCGCTTGGCTTCGACATGAAGGTTCTGTACAGCAACCGCTCCCGCAAGCCGGATGCCGAGAAAGCTTACGGAGCGCAGTACCGTTCGCTGGAACAGTTACTGGAGCAGTCCGATTTCGTCGTTCTGATGGCGCCGTTGACGAGCGAAACCGCGGGCATGATTCGCATCGAGCATTTCGAACGGATGAAACCGACCGCCGTGTTCGTTAACGCTTCACGGGGACAGTTGGTAGACGAGCCGGCCATGATCGACGCGTTGCAGAGGAAACTGATCTATGCGGCTGCCTTAGACGTCTATGAGACGGAGCCGGTAGATGCCGGAAATCCGTTGCTCTCGCTCCCTAACGTTATTACGTTGCCTCATATCGGTTCAGCCACGGCGCAAACCCGATTCGATATGGCGATGGTAGCCGCGAACAATCTTGTGGGCGGACTCTTGAAGGACAGACAAATTTACATCGTACCTGAATTGCAATAA
- a CDS encoding NAD(P)-dependent alcohol dehydrogenase: MSMNISATMKAAVMTEPRRIVTEERPIPELNDDEVLVKVMAVGVCGSDVHYYEHGRIGDAAVEYPMILGHECAGEVVAAGKSVSRVSPGDRVAIEPQTTCGRCPACKSGKYNLCPEVVFFATPPIDGAFAQYVKAREDFLFPIPDHLSYEEASLVEPFSVGIHAANRTGLKPGNTVAIMGMGPVGLLAVVAAKAYGASRIYVTDLEPVRLEAAKKLGATHAINVREQDAVETIKTLNGGLGVDVAWETAGNPKALQSALLSLRRGGKLAIVGLPIQAEIPLNVHFMTNHEVDIYGVFRYADTYPAGIEILASGIADVNSLITDRYPLERTQEAMDRALHNKSGSLKVIVYPNG; this comes from the coding sequence ATGAGCATGAATATATCCGCAACGATGAAAGCGGCCGTGATGACGGAGCCGCGCCGGATCGTCACGGAGGAACGGCCGATTCCGGAATTGAACGACGACGAGGTTCTCGTGAAAGTGATGGCGGTCGGCGTCTGCGGTTCCGACGTTCACTATTACGAACATGGAAGAATCGGCGACGCCGCCGTCGAGTATCCGATGATTCTCGGCCATGAGTGCGCCGGCGAAGTCGTCGCCGCGGGCAAATCCGTATCCCGCGTAAGTCCGGGCGACCGCGTGGCGATCGAACCTCAAACGACGTGCGGCCGTTGTCCCGCGTGCAAATCCGGTAAATATAATCTGTGCCCGGAAGTCGTTTTTTTCGCTACTCCGCCGATCGACGGAGCTTTTGCCCAATACGTGAAAGCGCGCGAAGATTTCCTGTTTCCGATCCCCGATCATTTGAGTTATGAAGAAGCGTCGCTTGTAGAGCCGTTCTCCGTCGGGATTCACGCGGCCAATCGGACGGGGCTGAAGCCGGGCAACACGGTCGCGATCATGGGCATGGGCCCTGTCGGATTGTTGGCCGTCGTCGCGGCGAAAGCCTACGGCGCTAGCCGGATTTACGTGACCGATCTGGAGCCGGTCCGATTGGAAGCCGCCAAGAAGTTGGGCGCCACGCATGCCATCAACGTTCGGGAACAAGACGCCGTGGAGACGATTAAAACATTGAACGGCGGGTTGGGTGTCGACGTCGCATGGGAAACGGCAGGCAATCCGAAGGCGCTTCAATCGGCTCTGCTGTCGCTGCGTCGCGGAGGCAAGCTGGCGATCGTAGGCCTTCCCATTCAAGCGGAAATTCCATTGAACGTGCATTTCATGACCAATCACGAAGTGGATATCTACGGCGTATTTCGATATGCCGACACTTATCCCGCGGGAATCGAAATCTTGGCTTCCGGCATCGCGGACGTCAACTCGCTCATCACGGATCGTTATCCGCTGGAGCGGACGCAAGAAGCGATGGATCGGGCTCTGCATAACAAGAGCGGAAGCTTGAAAGTTATCGTATATCCGAACGGCTAA